In the genome of Rhopalosiphum padi isolate XX-2018 chromosome 1, ASM2088224v1, whole genome shotgun sequence, the window ACTAGATTGGCAAGATATCGGCATACCAAGTTTTAGAATTTCTAACATTTGATTACAGTTATAGCTACTTACTTTagagtttaaataatttgaatcaattaataaaaaagaaaatgggACCAAACACTCAAAACCGGCCCATATTTTGAAGGGCCCACCGAGTTTTACTTGGTAACTCGTCGGACTAATCCGACCctgtatattgatatatttagtatttattattttactgatcAATATTGGAAAATTGGTTGGGAATCAAATTAAAACCTCAATATTTTTCTGCctcactaaatattaaaataaatgtctatctttaagttttattatgaattataatgtatGGACTACAggcaatgtacataatatatacaatatatacaataatacatacagAAAAACCATGCCACAGCAGTTCTCTTGTCATATAAGTGTATTCAATATTTCTTTTACGGGTCGACTCTTGTGAAAGACTTAAAAGCCTTTGAGTCAATGTCGGATACTTGCCTTGTTGCAGGAAAAGCAGAAAATTCAAGAAAGATGCCGCTTTCAAAACATCAACAATTAAATGTAAGACATTTATCTGAAAATGttcaatcattaaatatttttataatcaaactgtataatatgataaaatatttacattgtttataaaattttttgaagGACTTTCTACTTTTGATTGTATATATTCTGCTCCAGCCGTAAACAATTGAAATAGAACTAACTTTGTATCTGTCAGCTGGTCTGGATTGAATCTAATCCCGAGCAGTTGTTGACCAAATGTTGCTTTTGCTTTTGTCAcagaatactaaaaataaattttatgtaagataaacatttaataaataaatcaaatgaaatattttcactCACATATGTCAATAGGAATTGTAATATCACATTTATTTCTGACtcgcaattatttaaaatccaggactgaaaaaaatataatgaattaaaatttagcaTCAAGCAATCAAATGCTTAAGAATTAAgagtttttataaaacaaagataagatactgataataataaaataaattattataaatgcatataattatagtttaatttttaactatacctatttgaactattttattaaaatatgtatgttgttTTACACTTGATAACAAATTGTTAGTATGCTTCTAGTCAGGGCCAGCAATAGGTGAAGGCAAAGCGGGCCTCACATATTTAAGAGCCTTGCGCTTTTAATTACACCTATGGTTATTAGTTAAATAAGTTTTGCCCAGAGCCTCGCAAAAGGTAGCGCCAGCCccgtttatagtaaaaatatagtaggtactaacCGGTAAGAACTTAAAAACCTTTAAGGTCTGGccaatgaatatttttgaaatgtgaTCGTCAAGTACATGGGCATCAAGCTAgaaaaaacaaaagtaaatgaatgaaaaaaaatatagatatgtaACCATGCATTcatcagtatttaaaaaaagattaaaatttgaatattttgcaCAGTATtaggttaaatataatttaatagtgacATGTTGAGCAGTAACTTGATTTATCCAAGTGGCTGTCAAACATTGCATtttaatagttacatttttttaatttttttaacttaccaTAGTCACACGAGGTGCCATTTTTACATTTGCTAAGGTTTAACCTGAATTAGCAAACCATTCAAAAGAATCAATAGTAATCCGAGGACAACTAATGATTTAAACAATTTGTGTCCGCCCGTTCCAAAATGGACAgtagcattatttttttaagaatcaccattaaattgtatattttggaATCTAAATTCTTGTCAACCACTTCAAGTTTCCAAATACTTAAACATGTAAAAGTGTTTGATCATAAATCattcatttacaaaaaaataataaataataaatggcaATGATAaacaaatacttataattaacaGGTGACGAGTACCGATCAAGAGGTaagatatttatagtataattaattaatttacatataatataatatacctaatacggCGGTGGTTAAGAATTTAAGATGAcggtattaaaatacttattctaCATCGTGGACCGAACGGAATGCACATAAGCGGTAGCCGGCGAGAAACCGACTACCGAGTACCGAGAACTAAAATGTAAGGACTGAGGATGTGACAAAGTGAGATATTGttgagattataatttataatatttagcatgatgaaaaatctatttatgatacttagtaaatattaagcatttaaatattaatatttaattatctttaataGCTAACATCTTACatacttgaataatttttatttaatattatagtaaatactaaatagtaaatagtaatgtaaaaatgtaatatcaggTCCGTAAATGATAACTGACATAATATCAAAATCATGATAATAATCTATCGTTTTTCATTCCATGAGCCGTGTTTCCGTAGATGTTTACTGGGGGGCTTCATTATTTGTTCCAATCACTATTTGTTCCGCAAAATACTTGTTCCAAACGTGGAAAAAGTAATTTGTGGAACAACCGAACAAATAGAGAATTATGATGAAATAGTTGTAGTTGGAACAAATATAATGTGGAACAAATATTTTGTGGCACAACTTGTAGTGATCCGTTTActggtatcattaaaatattaaattttgaaccgCTATTGAGTTTTTGGTGGCTATTGTAAATCGTTTACTCGGACGCTTTGACACCGAGTTGCAGACGCTAATACGCCATTGGCCCTAAATTCTACTAAGTATAATTCAGTAATAATCTTAACCTATCCAACATTCTGACCAATAACCATCATCGTCTTTGGCGTTCGGTTTCCCGCCATAGTTTACTGTTGCACTTCACgtagtttttatttgtaagtCTTTTAGTGTTTACTTTTATTGCAACTCGCGAGTGTCAGTTTATACCTTGAGTACTGTTTTTTTTCTCCGCTTACCGCCTACACCACGAGTCACTAAACTCACGAGAACACTGTCCGTGGTAAGTAGTCTTGCAGTGACGCCGCGTGTGAACGCCCGACTAAAACTTCAAGCCGTTTGTACACGAGAGCCCCAAGCCGACCATGGCAGCCGCCATTGCAGGAGTCTTCCAACCCGAAATGCAAAATCTCATCAAAGAATCCAAGGTCTTGTTAGTAGGTGCGGGCGGCATTGGCTGTGAGGTTCTCAAGAACCTCGTGTTGACGGGTTTTAGCGAACTGGAGATCATCGATCTGGACACTATCGAGGTGAGCAACTTAAACCGTCAGTTCCTGTTCAACAAGGAGTCTGTGGGCAAAGCCAAGTCACATGTTGCAAAAACCAGCGTACTGAAATTCAACCCCAATGTAAATATCACGTCGCACTTAGGTGACATTATGGACACAAAATATGGTGTGGCGTTcttcaataaattcaaattggTCATAAACGCTTTGGATAACAAGAAGGCACGTAGCCATGTGAATCGTATGTGCCTGTCATGTGACATCCCTCTCATTGAATCT includes:
- the LOC132927694 gene encoding peroxisome biogenesis factor 2; protein product: MAPRVTMLDAHVLDDHISKIFIGQTLKVFKFLPSWILNNCESEINVILQFLLTYYSVTKAKATFGQQLLGIRFNPDQLTDTKLVLFQLFTAGAEYIQSKVESPSKNFINNINVLHLIVDVLKAASFLNFLLFLQQGKYPTLTQRLLSLSQESTRKRNIEYTYMTRELLWHGFSELLLFTLPLINYQSLKHKIFRLMHSNSKSNDKKWIEKPPFICARTVCSICQEKPVLPHHIKCSHVFCFYCISSMRMVDEKFECPECYHFEINIIPVILD